In a single window of the Nocardioides massiliensis genome:
- a CDS encoding AI-2E family transporter: MAKGTGKRLTGSTGRLRRERERVAQQWSEVRAEIRADRDELPRIKAGPSNFTRAEVPWALDLAAAWSWRFLVIAAAGLAILWTLAHFVVITLPLAIALLITALVTPAVSLQQRVGVPRPLAAITVVLAGLGFVALLITFVSQQVIDGFSDLTAQVVDGLEKIRTWLREGPLQASDSQINDVIRDVQRTLIDSNEEMVRRATEVGATLGHLIAGLFLALFATYFFLADGARIWAWAVRLFPRAARERADSSGRVAWRSLTQFVRATVLVAGVDAIGIMIVAAILDVPLVSAIGVVVFLGAFIPIIGAFLSGSVAVLVALVAQGPVVALLMLLGVVVVQQIESHILQPFLMGRFVSVHPLGVLLAIAAGVLVAGVAGALIAVPLVAAINAVAQHLAADVAVGEDPLDHSVDDDDGAVGAEVTQ, translated from the coding sequence GTGGCCAAGGGGACCGGGAAGCGACTGACGGGCAGCACCGGACGACTGCGCCGTGAGCGGGAGCGGGTCGCCCAGCAGTGGTCCGAGGTCCGCGCCGAGATCCGGGCCGACCGCGACGAGCTGCCGAGGATCAAGGCCGGTCCGTCGAACTTCACCCGCGCCGAGGTGCCGTGGGCGCTCGACCTCGCCGCCGCGTGGTCGTGGCGCTTCCTCGTCATCGCCGCCGCCGGCCTGGCCATCCTGTGGACCCTCGCGCACTTCGTCGTCATCACCCTGCCCCTGGCGATCGCACTGCTCATCACCGCGCTCGTGACCCCGGCCGTCTCCCTGCAGCAGCGCGTCGGCGTGCCCCGACCGCTGGCCGCCATCACCGTGGTCCTCGCCGGGCTCGGCTTCGTCGCGCTGCTGATCACCTTCGTCAGCCAGCAGGTGATCGACGGCTTCTCCGACCTCACCGCCCAGGTCGTCGACGGGCTGGAGAAGATCCGCACCTGGTTGCGCGAAGGCCCCCTGCAGGCCAGCGACTCCCAGATCAACGACGTGATCCGCGACGTCCAGCGCACCCTCATCGACAGCAACGAGGAGATGGTCCGGCGTGCCACCGAAGTCGGCGCGACCCTCGGGCACCTGATCGCGGGACTCTTCCTGGCGTTGTTCGCGACCTACTTCTTCCTCGCCGACGGCGCGCGCATCTGGGCGTGGGCCGTGCGGCTGTTCCCCCGGGCTGCGCGCGAGCGCGCCGACTCCTCGGGCCGGGTCGCCTGGCGCTCGCTCACCCAGTTCGTGCGGGCCACCGTGCTCGTCGCCGGCGTCGACGCGATCGGCATCATGATCGTCGCCGCCATCCTCGACGTGCCGCTGGTCTCCGCCATCGGCGTGGTCGTCTTCCTCGGCGCCTTCATCCCGATCATCGGCGCCTTCCTGTCCGGGTCGGTCGCCGTGCTGGTCGCGCTGGTCGCCCAGGGGCCGGTGGTCGCGCTCCTGATGCTGCTCGGCGTGGTGGTCGTCCAGCAGATCGAGTCCCACATCCTCCAGCCGTTCCTCATGGGGCGCTTCGTCTCCGTCCATCCGCTCGGCGTGCTCCTCGCGATCGCCGCCGGTGTGCTCGTCGCCGGGGTGGCCGGGGCACTCATCGCCGTACCTCTGGTGGCCGCGATCAACGCCGTCGCCCAGCACCTGGCCGCCGACGTGGCGGTCGGAGAGGACCCGCTCGATCACTCGGTCGACGATGACGACGGAGCCGTGGGAGCCGAGGTCACGCAGTGA
- a CDS encoding glutamate mutase L encodes MSRPLVACVDFGSTFTKAALVERGTGRLVATADHPTTLATDVLDGWRACRDDLTAADPRAADAQVLACSSAGGGLRIAVVGNEALVTAEAGRRVALSSGGTVVAVLATADTGGLRDLTALRACDPDVVLLVGGTDGGEEDSLRTSATALAAGGWDLPVVVAGNAVVQPEVAATLADGGVPHVLAANVVPRIGVLAPEPARATVREVFLRHVIGGKQLSADPAFAALVRGATPDVVLSGVELLASLVGDVVVVDVGGATTDVHSCVEPDPEARDVVAQARAQRTVEGDLGMRWSAPTTVATDPGASPDLHAAARRRQAEPAYLPGSAADRADDERIATLAVTTALRRHAGRSQVVYDERGRVLVSSGRDLREVELVVGSGGALRHVDAATAKRVLAAAHTGGSADGWQLPEHPRVLVDHRYVLAAAGLLADDDPVTAAALLRTELTGAGTLTQWPRGPGSD; translated from the coding sequence TTGTCGAGACCCCTCGTCGCCTGTGTCGACTTCGGCTCGACGTTCACCAAGGCGGCGCTCGTGGAGCGCGGGACGGGGCGACTCGTCGCGACTGCCGACCACCCCACGACACTGGCGACGGACGTCCTCGACGGCTGGCGCGCCTGTCGTGACGACCTGACGGCCGCCGACCCGAGGGCAGCCGACGCGCAGGTCCTGGCCTGCTCGTCGGCGGGCGGCGGCCTGCGGATCGCGGTCGTCGGGAACGAGGCGCTCGTGACCGCCGAGGCGGGCCGGCGCGTCGCGCTGTCCAGCGGCGGCACGGTGGTCGCGGTGCTGGCCACCGCGGACACGGGCGGGCTGCGCGACCTCACCGCGCTGCGTGCGTGCGACCCCGACGTGGTGCTGCTCGTCGGGGGCACCGACGGGGGCGAGGAGGACTCGCTGCGGACCTCGGCGACGGCGCTCGCCGCGGGTGGCTGGGACCTGCCCGTCGTCGTGGCCGGCAACGCGGTCGTGCAGCCGGAGGTCGCGGCGACGCTGGCGGACGGGGGCGTCCCGCACGTGCTGGCGGCCAACGTCGTCCCGCGGATCGGGGTCCTCGCCCCCGAGCCGGCCCGCGCCACGGTGCGGGAGGTGTTCCTGCGCCACGTCATCGGCGGCAAGCAGCTGAGTGCCGATCCCGCGTTCGCGGCACTGGTGCGCGGCGCGACCCCCGACGTCGTGCTCAGCGGGGTCGAGCTCCTCGCGTCCCTCGTGGGAGACGTGGTGGTCGTCGATGTGGGCGGCGCGACCACCGACGTCCACTCCTGCGTCGAGCCCGACCCGGAGGCGCGCGACGTCGTGGCCCAGGCACGCGCCCAGCGCACGGTGGAGGGCGACCTCGGCATGCGGTGGAGCGCGCCGACGACCGTCGCGACCGACCCCGGGGCGTCCCCCGACCTGCACGCGGCCGCCCGACGGCGCCAGGCCGAGCCGGCGTACCTGCCTGGCAGTGCCGCGGACCGTGCCGACGACGAACGGATCGCCACCCTCGCCGTCACCACGGCGCTGCGGCGCCACGCCGGTCGCAGCCAGGTGGTGTACGACGAGCGCGGACGGGTTCTCGTCAGCTCGGGCCGCGACCTGCGGGAGGTGGAGCTGGTCGTCGGCTCGGGCGGTGCGCTGCGCCACGTCGACGCCGCGACGGCCAAGCGGGTGCTCGCTGCGGCCCACACCGGCGGCTCCGCGGACGGGTGGCAGCTCCCCGAGCACCCACGGGTGCTCGTCGACCATCGTTATGTCCTGGCGGCCGCGGGCCTGCTGGCGGATGACGACCCGGTGACAGCCGCTGCGTTGCTGCGGACCGAGCTCACAGGAGCGGGTACCTTGACGCAGTGGCCAAGGGGACCGGGAAGCGACTGA
- a CDS encoding cystathionine gamma-synthase: MSEQVSADSAAQKSGFETRAIHAGQEADPTTGAVTIPIYATSTYKQDGVGGMRGGYEYSRTANPTRTALEECLAALEEGERGFAFASGLAAEDTLLRAVCRPGDHVVIPGDAYGGTYRLFAKVAEPWGLDYTPAKSEDLDAVRAAIRPGRTKIVWVETPTNPLLTIGDIEALAGIAHDAGALLVVDNTFASPYLQQPLTLGADVVVHSTTKYAGGHSDVVGGALIVKDHDLAENLAFHQNSIGAVAGPFDAWLVLRGLKTLGVRMDRHCDNAEEVVAFLEQHPGVSEVIYPGRPDHPQHDVATRQMKRYGGIVSFRVAAGEQAALDVCARAQVFTLGESLGGVESLIEHPGRMTHASVAGTDLEVPGDLIRLSVGIETVADLVADLEQALAPYAK; this comes from the coding sequence ATGAGCGAGCAGGTCAGCGCCGACAGCGCAGCCCAGAAGTCCGGCTTCGAGACCCGGGCGATCCACGCCGGCCAGGAGGCCGACCCGACGACCGGGGCGGTCACCATCCCGATCTACGCCACCAGCACCTACAAGCAGGACGGCGTCGGTGGGATGCGCGGAGGCTATGAGTACTCCCGTACGGCGAACCCCACCCGCACCGCGCTGGAGGAGTGTCTCGCTGCGTTGGAGGAGGGGGAGCGGGGCTTCGCGTTCGCCAGCGGCCTGGCGGCCGAGGACACCCTGCTGCGCGCGGTCTGCCGCCCCGGTGACCACGTGGTCATCCCCGGCGACGCGTACGGCGGCACCTATCGGCTCTTCGCGAAGGTCGCCGAGCCGTGGGGGCTCGACTACACGCCGGCCAAGAGCGAGGACCTCGACGCCGTCCGCGCAGCGATCCGCCCGGGCAGGACGAAGATCGTCTGGGTCGAGACGCCGACCAACCCGCTGCTCACCATCGGTGACATCGAGGCGCTCGCCGGCATCGCCCACGACGCGGGCGCGCTGCTCGTGGTCGACAACACCTTCGCCTCGCCGTACCTCCAGCAGCCGCTGACGCTCGGTGCCGACGTGGTCGTGCACTCGACGACGAAGTACGCCGGGGGCCACTCCGACGTCGTCGGCGGCGCGCTGATCGTCAAGGACCACGACCTCGCCGAGAACCTCGCCTTCCACCAGAACTCCATCGGCGCCGTCGCTGGTCCGTTCGACGCGTGGCTGGTGCTGCGCGGGCTGAAGACGCTGGGCGTGCGGATGGACCGGCACTGCGACAACGCCGAGGAGGTCGTCGCCTTCCTCGAGCAGCACCCCGGCGTCAGCGAGGTGATCTACCCCGGTCGCCCCGACCACCCCCAGCACGACGTCGCCACCCGGCAGATGAAGCGGTACGGCGGCATCGTGTCGTTCCGCGTCGCGGCAGGTGAGCAGGCCGCGCTCGACGTCTGTGCTCGCGCCCAGGTCTTCACGCTGGGAGAGTCGCTCGGCGGGGTGGAGTCCCTCATCGAGCACCCGGGTCGGATGACCCACGCCTCGGTGGCGGGCACCGACCTGGAGGTGCCTGGAGACCTGATCCGGCTCAGCGTCGGGATCGAGACCGTCGCGGACCTGGTCGCGGACCTCGAGCAGGCGCTCGCGCCCTACGCAAAGTAG
- the msrA gene encoding peptide-methionine (S)-S-oxide reductase MsrA: protein MLFNRNKSTLPTPEEALPGRTERWFNLRDEHVVLKTPVVTDETNIPAGFEVAVFGLGCFWGAEEIYWQTPGVWSTSVGYAGGHTPHPSYDEVCSGRTGHTEAVRVVFDPTRVAYADLVKTFFEVHDPTQGMRQGNDVGTQYRSALYTLSEAQDAAARELTRVYGDELARRDLGEITTEIKPAPTYYYAEDAHQQYLAKNPFGYRCHANTGVKFPATA from the coding sequence GTGCTGTTCAACCGCAACAAGTCCACCCTCCCCACCCCGGAGGAAGCGCTGCCGGGCCGCACCGAGCGCTGGTTCAACCTGCGCGACGAGCACGTCGTGCTGAAGACGCCGGTGGTCACCGACGAGACCAACATCCCGGCGGGCTTCGAGGTCGCCGTCTTCGGACTCGGCTGCTTCTGGGGCGCGGAGGAGATCTACTGGCAGACCCCGGGCGTCTGGTCGACCTCGGTCGGCTACGCCGGCGGCCACACCCCGCACCCGTCGTACGACGAGGTCTGCTCCGGCCGCACCGGCCACACCGAGGCCGTGCGCGTGGTCTTCGACCCGACCCGGGTCGCCTATGCCGACCTGGTCAAGACGTTCTTCGAGGTCCACGACCCCACCCAGGGGATGCGGCAGGGCAACGACGTCGGCACGCAGTACCGCTCCGCGCTCTACACCCTCTCCGAGGCCCAGGACGCTGCCGCGCGCGAGCTGACGCGGGTGTACGGCGACGAGCTCGCCCGACGCGACCTCGGGGAGATCACGACCGAGATCAAGCCGGCGCCGACGTACTACTACGCGGAGGACGCCCACCAGCAGTACCTCGCCAAGAACCCGTTCGGCTACCGCTGCCACGCCAACACCGGCGTGAAGTTCCCGGCCACCGCCTGA
- a CDS encoding metal-dependent transcriptional regulator, which translates to MSDLIDTTEMYLRTIYELIEEGIVPLRARIAERLHQSGPTVSQTVARMERDGLVTVEGNRHLELTEEGHRIATRVMRKHRLAERLLTDVIGLDWELVHAEACRWEHVMSETVERRLLELLGHPTESPYGNPIPGLDELGDTTVPEDFMDGVEPLTRVATTDGTRVQVRRISEEMQKDELLMGALRRVGALPDKVVTVSTAPEGVLVGSGGETAEILPEASDHIFVKRL; encoded by the coding sequence GTGAGCGACCTGATCGACACCACCGAGATGTATCTCCGCACCATCTACGAGCTCATCGAGGAGGGGATCGTCCCGCTGCGCGCCCGCATCGCCGAGCGCCTGCACCAGAGCGGCCCCACCGTGAGCCAGACCGTGGCGCGGATGGAGCGCGACGGACTCGTCACGGTCGAGGGCAACCGCCACCTGGAGCTGACCGAGGAGGGCCACCGCATCGCCACCCGCGTCATGCGCAAGCACCGCCTCGCGGAGCGGTTGCTCACCGACGTGATCGGCCTCGACTGGGAGCTCGTCCACGCCGAGGCGTGTCGCTGGGAGCACGTGATGTCGGAGACGGTGGAGCGCCGGCTGCTCGAGCTGCTGGGGCACCCCACCGAGTCGCCCTACGGCAACCCGATCCCCGGCCTCGACGAGCTCGGCGACACGACCGTGCCCGAGGACTTCATGGACGGGGTCGAGCCGCTCACCCGCGTCGCCACGACCGACGGCACCCGCGTGCAGGTGCGTCGGATCAGCGAGGAGATGCAGAAGGACGAGCTGCTCATGGGAGCCCTCCGCCGGGTCGGCGCACTCCCCGACAAGGTCGTCACCGTCTCCACCGCCCCCGAGGGCGTGCTCGTCGGCAGCGGTGGAGAGACCGCCGAGATCCTCCCCGAGGCCTCCGACCACATCTTCGTCAAGCGCCTCTGA
- a CDS encoding cryptochrome/photolyase family protein, with amino-acid sequence MAPSVFWFRRDLRLQDNPALLAAAAAAAGDDGVVPLFVVDPSLWGPAGRTRRAYLSASLRALDAALQDRGGRLVVRAGDPVQVVTDVAREVGAASVHASSDFGPYGRERDTRVADALATHGIPLERLGSPYAVAPGTLQTGSGSPYQIFTPFARAWHDHGWREPAEAPPDSTRWASVTGRGFPDEAPPDGLELPDAGEDAAHQRWQEFLERVADYATDRDRPGVDGTSRMSPHLKWGEIHPRTLLADLARLRSEGAATYRTELAWRDFYADVLWHRPDSARDYYKSELAAMAYDDPDGELFAAWAEGRTGYPIVDAGMRQLRAVGWMHNRVRMITASFLVKDLHIEWQHGARHFMRWLADADLSSNQHGWQWTAGSGTDASPYFRVFNPTTQGKKFDPDGSYVRRWVPELADVDDRHVHDPSAAPGGPPAGYPAPVVDHAEERREALARYEEVRR; translated from the coding sequence ATGGCCCCGTCGGTGTTCTGGTTCCGCCGCGACCTGCGCCTGCAGGACAACCCCGCGCTGCTCGCAGCGGCGGCCGCCGCCGCAGGGGACGACGGCGTGGTGCCGCTCTTCGTCGTGGACCCGAGCCTGTGGGGTCCGGCCGGCCGCACCCGTCGCGCCTACCTGTCGGCGTCGCTGCGCGCCCTCGACGCTGCCCTGCAGGACCGCGGCGGCCGGCTGGTCGTCCGCGCCGGCGACCCGGTGCAGGTCGTCACCGACGTCGCGCGCGAGGTCGGGGCCGCCTCGGTGCACGCCAGCTCCGACTTCGGCCCCTACGGCCGCGAGCGGGACACCCGCGTCGCCGACGCGCTGGCCACGCATGGCATCCCCCTCGAGCGGCTGGGGTCGCCGTACGCCGTCGCGCCGGGGACGCTGCAGACGGGCAGCGGGTCGCCCTACCAAATCTTCACGCCCTTCGCCCGCGCCTGGCACGACCACGGTTGGCGCGAGCCGGCCGAGGCGCCGCCGGACTCGACGCGCTGGGCCAGCGTGACGGGCCGCGGGTTCCCCGACGAGGCCCCACCGGACGGTCTCGAGCTGCCGGACGCCGGCGAGGACGCTGCTCACCAGCGATGGCAGGAGTTCCTCGAGCGCGTCGCGGACTACGCCACCGACCGCGACCGGCCCGGTGTCGATGGCACCTCGCGGATGTCGCCTCACCTCAAGTGGGGCGAGATCCATCCGCGGACCCTGCTGGCCGACCTGGCACGGCTGCGCAGCGAGGGCGCCGCGACCTACCGCACCGAGCTGGCCTGGCGCGACTTCTACGCCGACGTCCTGTGGCACCGCCCCGACAGCGCCCGCGACTACTACAAGTCCGAGTTGGCCGCGATGGCGTACGACGATCCCGACGGTGAGCTGTTCGCGGCGTGGGCCGAGGGGCGCACGGGCTACCCGATCGTCGACGCCGGGATGCGCCAGCTGCGTGCGGTGGGTTGGATGCACAACCGGGTGCGGATGATCACCGCCAGCTTCCTGGTCAAGGACCTGCACATCGAGTGGCAGCACGGCGCGCGGCACTTCATGCGCTGGCTCGCCGACGCCGACCTCTCCTCCAACCAGCACGGCTGGCAGTGGACGGCTGGTTCCGGCACCGACGCCTCGCCGTACTTCCGGGTCTTCAACCCGACCACCCAGGGCAAGAAGTTCGACCCCGACGGCAGCTACGTCCGGCGCTGGGTGCCGGAGCTGGCCGACGTCGACGACCGTCACGTCCACGACCCGTCGGCGGCCCCGGGCGGACCCCCGGCAGGCTATCCGGCGCCGGTGGTGGACCATGCCGAGGAGCGCCGCGAGGCGTTGGCCCGCTACGAGGAGGTACGACGGTGA